AGCGCCAGCCGGAGCTTACCTCCATCTCGGCGGCCAATGGCGGCATGACCCCGGGTCTCAACAATCCGCTCGGCGCGCGTGCGCTTTATATTTTCAAGGACGGCAAGGACACGCTTTACCGCGTGCACGGCACGCCGGACTGGCAGTCCGTCGGCAAGGCGACGTCCTCCGGCTGCGTGCGCATGCTCAATCAGGACGTCATTGATCTTTACGAGCGTGTGCCCAAAGGGGCGCAGATTGTGGTTATCTGACCACGTTCTAAAAGAAAGAGATGCGAGCTCCAATCCACCGGCGCCTTGTGACTGGCTTTTAGCGGTCGGTTAACTATTTTCGCAATACGCATGATACGGAACAAATGACGTACAACGGCGATATAGCCGTTCGAAATGTGGGACAAACCGGCCTTATGACAAGCACCGACACAGATCTTTCCAGACGCACCTTTCTTTCCCTTCTCGGCATCTCTTCCGCTTCGCTTCTGGCGGGCTGCGCTTCATCCGGCACGGGAGACGCCATCCGCCAGCAGGCGAGCGCCATCGGCAGCGATTTCCGCCAGATGTTCTCGCCCGGCGTCAGCGATGCGGAACTGGCCGTCATGTACGGCTCGGTTGAAGATGGCGGTTACGTCATTCCCGCCGTACCCTATCAGAAAATCGACCGGCGTTATTATCGCCAGCGGGTCGTCGACCCGACCGGCGAACGCCCCGGCACCGTCGTTGTCGATACGCGCTCGCGCTTCCTCTATGTTGTGGAGCAGGGCGGCAGCGCCATGCGTTACGGCGTCGGCATCGGCCGCGATGGTTTCGCCTGGTCGGGCGAAGGCGTCATCCAGTGGCGTCAGAAATGGCCGAAATGGACCCCACCGGACGAAATGGTCGCCCGCCAGCCGGAACTCACCAAATATTCGTCCAAGAATGGCGGCATGCCGCCGGGCCTGAAGAACCCGCTCGGCGCACGCGCTCTTTATATCTTCCAGAACGGCAAGGACACGCTCTACCGCCTGCACGGCTCGCCAGAATGGAACTCCATCGGCAAGGCCGTCTCTTCCGGCTGCGTGCGCCTGATGAACCAGGACGTCATAGACCTCTACGACCGCGTGCCGCAGAAGGCACGTGTGGTGGTTTGGCAGTAGGTCTAACTGGACGCTTTAATAAGGCATCCGGTAAATGAATTGACGAATAATGGCTGCAACACGAAGCGTGTTGTGGCCATTATTTATTTCTAATATATCAATATTGTTTTTAGTGCTGATAATCAGTTCTATAGTATATTTATAAATAACGTGACTCTTGTTGGTTTTTTATTATAATAAACACGGGTTGTTCATGATTATAGTTGGCAGGTAGGTACACGTCCCTACGAAATCTTTTACGGTGATCGCTATGGCGTAGCGAGAAACGACGTATTTCAGCTTGGCGGCAGCGAGACCGGAACTCTGGGCGGCATTCGAAACGGTTGGGAAAAATTTATCGGTGGCGCGGGTATAGACACGATATACGTCGCTCCGAAGTACTACTATTCTTGGACTGCTGTGATGATTGATCACAACGGTTTGGATGGTGTCGAGCGTATTGAGTTTAACGGCGCTACCTCCTGGCCTGTAAAACCAGTTTACTTCGCTGGAATGGCAGATTTTTCGAGCGTGACATATATGTCGCCCGGCGTGACGATCTATGGTCGTGAGAACAGCAATATATTCGTCGGTAGTCAGCTTGGGGAGAGGGTCGAAGGCGACGGCGGTGACGATCTGCTCTTTGGCAATGCCGGCGACGATAGGCTGTACGGCGATACCACCGATGTAAATCCTTGGCCGGCGCAATTGAATGCCGCTGGCAATGACTGGCTGTTCGGCGGCACCGGCAATGACTATCTGGATGGTCAGGGCGGTAACGACAATCTGTCCGGTGATGCGGGCGATGACAATCTTTACGGCGGACCCGGAAGCGACCAGCTTAACGGCGGAGACGGCTCAGACAAGTTGTTTGGTGAAGCCGGAAATGACCAGGTGCGCGGTGGGTCTGGAAACGATGAGCTATTTGGTGGAGATAATGATGATCTTCTTGATGGGGGAGCGGGTAGAGACATTCTTTGGGGCGGTGTGGGCGCGGACACTTTCCAATTTGTGACGCAAGCTGCCGTGACTTTGGTTGAAGACTTTGAATTCGGGATCGACAAGTTACGTTTTCATAACGCAATCGCCGATGACTTCAGCGACTTGACGATTATCGATAACTCTGCCGGATATGCGAGTATAACTGTCGCCGATGTCGAAGTTATTTTGAACGGGGTTTCATCAGCCTCGTTGAACAATTCGATGTTCGAGTTTGGCGTGTACGCATAAACTACCAGGCTCCTCCGTCACCGGCGGCGGAGCCTGACTGAATTTTTATCAAATGCTGCAGAAGTAGCATCGGTTTTGTGTTTGGAATAAACGTCGAACATGTAGACTGAGAACATACAGCTCACACTTGTTGCAGCAAGCACGCTAGTAAGGTTGAAGTTCTGATTTTCTATAATTTTTTGTCATAATTCCATTTTCATCAAATATTTCCAGCTCACCGTTTTCTTTATAATCAACCATTTTCTGCCCGTTATTATAGTAAATAATACCTGGAGTTACGGATACTTGTCCGTTTTCCCCAAATTTGAGGGCTATGGCAGAGCCGAAAAATTCTTTTAGAGCTTTCTCGCTATAATACATATCGCTGCGTGATGCTTCGCTGTAATAGCCGTTGTTCGCTGTTCTCAGGGCAGCTAAATCCAGCCGGGCCTGATAGGCGCGATCGCTGGTGAAATATTCGACTTGCTTGTTAACCAGAGCTTCGTCTTCACCATTCGCGATGCGTTTTGCGCCCCATTCAGCATACTGCGCATTATATTCGTCACGCGGCGGCACAATAATTTCAGGTACATAACGGGGGCTTGCCCGCGCAGCTCTTGTGATCAGGTTGGTTACGATGAACTCCGCGTTTTCCGCGGTGCGCTCGATCGGATTGACGTAATAGGACGACATCATATTCGTGGCCGCGGCGTTCATGGCGCTCATCGTCGCTTGCGGAATGGCGGCGGAGACGGTCTCTTTTTTTGCGGCGGTTTCCAGCTTTGCTTTGGTAGCCTGCGAAGCGAGCGTCAAAATCGTTTCGATGGCTTGCGCAGTTTTTTGCTGACCTCCGGCTACCATTCCGAGGATCGGGGTCGCGGCGTCGTTGCCTGATATTTTGGGGACCGAAAAAGTTTGATTGAGAATGGTCAGCGCCATTGAATTTGCAGAGATCAAAGTCATAGCTATGCCTTTTGAAATCTGCCGCAAAAGGCCTTCACCGGCTTTTGAGGCTGGAAACGCTGCTAAAAGTCATTTTAGCTGCATAAAATATAAATACAACTTTATCGGGAATTGGTAAATAAATACTTTCGACACCCCAGATTTTGAGGGGTATTAAGACTTCGAAAGACCGTCCTTCAACGCGTTCACCCGATCCCGCAGCTGTGCCAGCTCCTCCAGCCCGCAGCCGGTGGCGCCGCCGATGGCCGCCATGATCTTCACGCCCTCTTTTTTGAGGTCGGCGCCTTTTGGCGTTAAGGCCACCAGCACCTGCCGCTCATCCACCGTGCCGCGCTTGCGGGTGATCAGGCCCGCATGTTCGAGCCTTTTCAGCAGCGGTGACAGCGTGCCGGAATCCAGCCCCAGCATTTCGCCAAGCGCCTTGACCGTGGAGGTCTGTTTTTCCCACAGCGCCATCATGACCAGATATTGCGGATAGGTCAGTCCGATCGGGTCAAGCAGCGGTTTATAGGCACGTGTGAAAGCGTGCGCTGCGCCATAAAGGGCAAAGCATATCTGCTGGTCCAGCCTCAACAGGCTTTCCATCTTCGTGTCGTTGCCCTCTGCGCCCATAGTCCTGCTCCAAATAAAACCGGGGAGGGAACAATCGGCCCCCGCTTTCGGTTCCTGCCACATGGATGTGCGGCGAAATTTCGTGAAAACTATCGCAAAAAACAAAATTTCATTCAACGTGCAAAATCATATTGCGCACAATTTAATTGTTCGCTATAAAACACTCAACACCAACCCGAAGGGAGTAAATGCCATGCCTATTCTCTACACGACCAAAGCATCCGCCACCGGTGGCCGTGCAGGTAACGCCAAGTCGGAAGACGGCGTTCTCGACGTAACGCTGACCGTTCCGAAGGAACTGGGCGGTGACGGTGCCCGCGGCACCAACCCGGAGCAGCTTTTCGCCGCCGGTTATTCCGCCTGCTTCCTCGGCGCGCTGAAGGCGGTTGCCGGCAAGCAGAAGGTAAAGATCCCCGAAGACACCACTGTGACGGCAACCGTCGGTATCGGCCCGCGCGAAGATGGCACCGGCTTTGGCATCGAAGTGTCGCTGAAGGTCAACATTCCCGGCCTGGAGCGCGAAAAGGCAGAGGAACTGGTTGCTGCCGCTCATATTGTTTGCCCTTATAGCCACGCCATGCGCACCTCCACGGAAGTACCGGTTTCTGTGGCCTGATATTGCAGTCATGAAAAGCAGGGCCGGGGTTTATCCCCGGCCTTCTTGTCTGTAGAAATAAATATGCTATATTCTTTCCAAGGAAAGGATGTGTGCCATGAATATTCACGCCAAGACTGCCATGGATCCTGCAGCGCAGGGCAGGGTCGTCACCAAGGCCGTTATCGCCGCTGCCGAACGGCTGGGCCTGAATGCCGCCCGCATGGCGGATATTCTCGGCGTTTCCGCCCCCACCGTCTCGCGCATGAAAAGACTGGATTTCCTGCTGGAGCCGGGCGCCAAATCGTTCGAGCTGGCGGTGCTGTTGATCCGGGTTTTCCGCTCGTTGGATGCGATTGCCGGCGGTGATGAGGCCGTTGCGAAAAACTGGCTGCGCAATCACAATGTTGCGCTGAACGCCGTACCTGCCGAAAAGCTGACCACCATTACCGGATTGATCGATGTCCTCTCCTATCTGGACGCCCGACGCGCTCCTGTCTGAAAAACGCGCCACATCGGGAAAATACTGGCGGCTGGTGGAAGCACAGCATCAGGTTTCCACCATGAAGCTGGTGGATACGGTGGAGGAGCAATCGCTGCTGGAAGATATTCTCGAGACGAGCAAGCGGCCGTTTCCGCCCGAATGCGCCGGTCTTGATTATCTTCTCGCCACGCCTTTCCGTTATGGCGCCGCTTATCCCTATGGCTCGCGTTTTCGCCGGGCGGGTTTCACCGAGGGTGTTTATTACGCCGCCGCCAGGGTGGAGACGGCGCTTGCCGAAATGGCCTTTTACCGGCTGTTGTTTTATGCCGAATCGCCGGGTACACCGCTGCCCGCCAATCCCGCCGAATATTCCGCCTTCGCCGCCCGCGTTGCCACCGATGCCGCACTTGATCTGACGAAACCGGAGCTGAGCCGTAACGAGGCGCTGTGGACCGATCTCACGAATTACGAGCCGTGCCAGGCATTGGCAGAGCAGGCGCGCGAGGCAAAGGTTGAAGCCATCCTTTACCGCTCGGTGCGCGATCCCGCAGGTGGCCTCAACATCGCAATTTTGTCGCCAAGGGCCTTTGCGGCCAAAACGCCGGTAGAGCGGATGAGCTGGCGCATTCACCTGTCTAAAACCGGGGTGCAGGCCCTGTGCGAATTCCCGATGCGCCGCACGGGGTTTTTGGCCTCGGATTTTGCCAATGACCCGCGTCTGGCCGGCCTCTTGGGGTGACGGCCGCTGGTTGAGCAGACGCTGCCGCTTCTTTCTTCTCCCCGCCGGGGAGAAAGTGGCCCGAAGGGCCGGATGAGGGGGCAACGGTAGAGATTTACGGAGAGCTTGCCCCCTCATCCCGCTGCCGCGGACTTCTCCCCGGCGGGGAGAAGAAACAAGCGGCAGCGTTCAGGCCCGATGGTAAGCCTGAGCCCCGCTACTGCTTGCCCACACGGGCGCGCAGCTCTTCCACATGCGCAGCGATTTCCGGCGTTACGACATCGCCAAAGTCTTCCATTTCGAACAGCGGACGGATTTCGATTTCGCTGCGCTCCAGCATCGGGTTGGGGCAGCGCTTCACCCAGGCCACCGCCTCATCCATGTCCTTGACATTCCACAGCCAGAAGCCGGCAACCAGCTCGTTGGTATGCGGGAAGGGGCCATCAACCACGGTGCGGCTGTCGCCATCAAAAACAACCCTCTTGCCCTTGGAGGAGGGGTGCAGCCCGTCGCCGGATTGCATGATGCCGGCATTGACCAGCTCCTCGTTGAATTTTCCCATTGCCTCCATGAGTTCAGTCGTGGGCATGACGCCATCTTCGCTGCTCTTGGTGGCTTTTACAAAAACGATTGCACGCATGATCTTTCCTCCTCGATTGTATTTTCCGGGTTGTCGGGTCCTTAGTCTGGTTTTCCAGCACGACGGCGCGATGACATTCTGGCCGATAAAAGTGGCGTTATGCCGTCGTGCGGTCAGCCTAGATCGATAAGATCGCGGCGCAGCCGGTCGGGGTCGCCGCTGCCAATCCTTGCTTCGATTTCCGCATGGGTCTGTTCCCAGATGGGAAAGGCTGCCGCCAGCACTGCCATGCCATCCGCCGTCAGCCGCAGCCGTTTGCCGCGCCTGTCTTTCGGGTCCTGTTCGATGCTGACCAGCCCGCGCCGCTCCAGGGGCTTCAGCGCCGCCGTCAGCGTCGTGCGGTCCATGGCCAGAAGATGGGCGACCGGCCCCATCGGCGGCGGCTCCGGCCGGTTGAGCGACATCAGCAGGGAAAACTGGCCGTTATTGATGCCAACAGGCTTCAGCGCATTGTCGAACAGTCGCGCCAAAGCCCGTGCAGCGCGTTGCGCATGCAGGCAAAGGCAGGCGTCCCGCACGAAAAGAGTTGTCGAAAAAGGAATCACGCTGGCGTTTGACATGCGATAAATATGTTGATATCAACCTAATTAGTCAAGCGGAACTTGATGCTCCGCTGATGGTTTAAATGACTTTCAATGCAGAAATAGGCGGTGCCCTCCGGAGGAGCGGAGTGGTGCCGTGGTGAAAGACGGATCCAAGGAGGAAAGATCATGTCTCATCCTGTTGTTTCGAATGAAGAGTGGCTTGCGGCCCGCCGCGATCTGCTGGTGAAGGAAAAGGAACTGACCCGCGCCCGTGATCGGCTGAACGAGGCGCGGCGCGCATTGCCCTGGGAAGAGGTGACGAAAGACTATATTTTCGATGCGCCTTCCGGCCCGAAATCGCTGAAGGAATTGTTCGGCGATTGCAGCCAGCTCATCGTTTATCACTTCATGCTGGCGCCTGACTGGGAGGAGGGCTGCGTTGGCTGTTCCTTCTTTGCCGATCACGTCGATGGCGCGCTCGTCCATCTCAGGCATGGCGATGCGAGCTTCGTCGCGGTCTCGCGCGCGCCGCTTGAAAAGATCGAAGGCTACAAACACCGCATGGGCTGGAAATTCCCCTGGGTTTCCGCCGAAGGCACTGATTTCAACTATGATTATCAGGCCTCCTTCCGCGACGAGGATATGGCCAGCGGCGAAATTACCTATAACTATCGCGAAATGGCGCCCTATGGCGACCTGAAGGATTTGCACGGCATCAGCGTTTTCGCCAGGGGCGAGGACGGCAGGATCTACCACACCTATTCCACTTATGCCCGCGGCGCGGAACAGACGCTCGGCACGCTGATGCTGCTCGATCTGGTGCCAAAAGGCCGTAACGAAGAGGAGGTAATGGATTGGGTGCGCCGGCACGATCAGTATGAGGACGCGCCGAAAGCGGCAGCCTGCTGCCACTGAAACGGGAAGACTAGGAGGAGACAACAATGGAAATGGAAAGCGTAAAGCCGCAGAAGGAACATGAATTCCTGTCGAGGTTGGTCGGCGACTGGGTGATGGTTGCCGGCCATGAGGGATATAATCCTGATGATCCGAACCAGCGTTTCACCGAAACCGTGCGCTCCATCGGCGGACTGTGGATCATCGGCGAGGGCACCGGCAGGATGCCCGACGGCGACCAGATGACAGCGGTGATAACGGTCGGTTTTGACCCGGCAAAGGGCAATTTCGTCGGCACCTGGGTAGGCTCGATGATGACCCATCTCTGGGTCTACAAGGGCTGGCTGGAAGATGACGGCAAGACCCTGACGCTGGAAGCCGAAGGCCCCGCCTTTGACGGTTCCGGCCGCATCGATACCTATCACGACGTGCTGGTGCTGCATGACGACAATCATCGCAGCTTTTCCGGCAGCGTCCGCCAGCCGGATGGCACATTCAAGACCTTCATGACATCGGAATTCCGCCGCAAGGGGTAAGGCCCTGCCGGAACTTGCCGCAACGACAAGCGCCGCCGCGTCCTGCGGCGGGCGATCCCAAATATAGACACCCAAACCTCCTGAGGAGACGAAGATGTCCGATACACATGGAAAATTCATCTGGGTTGAACTGATGACGCCTGATATGGAGGCGGCCGCCCGCTTTTATGGCCATGTCGTCGGCTGGCAGACCAAGGATTTCGGTTCGCCGGAAATGCCCTATCTGGTGCTGGAAGCCAATGGCAAAGGCATGGGCGGCGTCATGGAGCTGACCGAGGAACTCAAGGGGCAGGGCATTCCGCCGAACTGGACCGCTTATGTCGCCGTTGACGATGTCGATGCCTCGGCCAGGCAGTTCGAGGAAAAGGGCGGCTCCGTCATGCGCCAACCGCAGGACATTCCTGAAATCGGTCGGTTTGCGGTGGTGACAGACCCCTATGGTGCGGTTCTATGCATCATGACGCCACTGCCGATGGAAAGCGGCGGTTTTCCCGAAGACGCACAAAGCCTGCTCGGCCATGTCGGCTGGCATGAACTGATGACGGGCGATGTGGATGGCGCGACCGCCTTTTATGGCGAGGTCTTCGGCTGGACCAAGGACCATGATTTCGACATGGGCGAAATGGGGCCGTATCGCATCTTCGCTGAGCACGGCAAGGCCATAGGCGGCATGATGAAGCGTATGCCGCAGGCGCCCGGCTGTTATTGGGGTTATTACTTCAATGTCGACGGTATTGATGACGCCATCACCCGTGTCAGCACCGGCGGCGGCAAGGTCGTCAACGGTCCGATGGAGGTTCCCGGCGAAAGCTGGATCGTCAACTGCGAAGACCCGCAGGGCGCTTTCTTCTCACTTCTGTCGCAGAAGAAATAATGATGCAGGCCCCTCCCGCCACTGAATTGGCGGGAGGGGCCTTCGTTTTGAGAACAGTCATGTCGAAGCGAAAAACGCTTCCGCATCGTCGACTTCCACCAGCCGGCGTTTGTCGATCAGCCAGAACCGTGTTCCAACCGCCCGCACGAAACTCCGGTCGTGCGAGACGAGCACGCAGCTGGCCTGACGGCCGGTGATTTCCGCCTCCAGCGCTTCCTGTCCCTCAATGTCGAGATGGTTGGTCGGCTCGTCCAGCAGATAGAAATTAGGCTCGGTCAGGCGCAGCGCCAGCATGGCAAGCCGCGCCTTCTGCCCGCCGGAAAGCGTTGCGATGCGACGTTTCTGCATTTCCATGTCGATGCCAGCACCGGCCAGCAACCCGTGCGCGCGCTGGTCACCTATGTCGAACCGATGTGTGATGAGTGTCAGCGGCGTGCTGGCATCATCGATTTCGGCGAGCGACTGGTCGACATATCCCGCCACCAGCGAAGGGGTGGCCTTGATGCCCTCCGCCACCGGCTCGTCAGCTCTTATTGCCGCCTTCAGAAGTGAAACCAGCCGTGTCTTGCCGACGCCATTATGGCCGAGAATGACGATGCGGTCGCCCTGGCGGATGAATTGCTGGCCGGTGCGGAACAGCAGGGTGCCATCCGGTGTCGAGACGGGAATATCCTCAAGCGTCACCAGTACCTTGGCGTGTGTGCCGCGATTGGCGAGCTGGATCTTTCCGGCAGATCGATCCTGATGGGCGGGCCGGGCTTTTTCCTCCAGCTTCTCGGCGCGCTCGCGCAATTGCTTGGTCTTGATGGTCAGAAGATCGCTGCCCGAATTGATGCCGATATTGTTGAGCTTCGCCGCCTGCCGGCGCAACTGCTGCACGGTCTTCATG
The Agrobacterium cucumeris DNA segment above includes these coding regions:
- a CDS encoding RES family NAD+ phosphorylase; its protein translation is MSSPIWTPDALLSEKRATSGKYWRLVEAQHQVSTMKLVDTVEEQSLLEDILETSKRPFPPECAGLDYLLATPFRYGAAYPYGSRFRRAGFTEGVYYAAARVETALAEMAFYRLLFYAESPGTPLPANPAEYSAFAARVATDAALDLTKPELSRNEALWTDLTNYEPCQALAEQAREAKVEAILYRSVRDPAGGLNIAILSPRAFAAKTPVERMSWRIHLSKTGVQALCEFPMRRTGFLASDFANDPRLAGLLG
- a CDS encoding MarR family winged helix-turn-helix transcriptional regulator; translated protein: MSNASVIPFSTTLFVRDACLCLHAQRAARALARLFDNALKPVGINNGQFSLLMSLNRPEPPPMGPVAHLLAMDRTTLTAALKPLERRGLVSIEQDPKDRRGKRLRLTADGMAVLAAAFPIWEQTHAEIEARIGSGDPDRLRRDLIDLG
- a CDS encoding ABC-F family ATP-binding cassette domain-containing protein, producing the protein MTLITLRNLGIILGKPLFSGLSLTIHAGDRIGIVAANGCGKSTLLNCLAGELDASSGDITRLRGLTQSIVHQHLPPALLPRTMRDAVLSALPADVIDSDSWRADIILDEMAVPESYRHRPLQALSGGWQRLAMLARAWITEPDLLLLDEPTNHLDLEKIKVLEGFLQQLPRDTAVVIVSHDRAFLDNVTKTTLFLRPENSSLFRLPYGHARRALEEEDAADERRFERDMKTVQQLRRQAAKLNNIGINSGSDLLTIKTKQLRERAEKLEEKARPAHQDRSAGKIQLANRGTHAKVLVTLEDIPVSTPDGTLLFRTGQQFIRQGDRIVILGHNGVGKTRLVSLLKAAIRADEPVAEGIKATPSLVAGYVDQSLAEIDDASTPLTLITHRFDIGDQRAHGLLAGAGIDMEMQKRRIATLSGGQKARLAMLALRLTEPNFYLLDEPTNHLDIEGQEALEAEITGRQASCVLVSHDRSFVRAVGTRFWLIDKRRLVEVDDAEAFFAST
- a CDS encoding L,D-transpeptidase, which codes for MTSTDTDLSRRTFLSLLGISSASLLAGCASSGTGDAIRQQASAIGSDFRQMFSPGVSDAELAVMYGSVEDGGYVIPAVPYQKIDRRYYRQRVVDPTGERPGTVVVDTRSRFLYVVEQGGSAMRYGVGIGRDGFAWSGEGVIQWRQKWPKWTPPDEMVARQPELTKYSSKNGGMPPGLKNPLGARALYIFQNGKDTLYRLHGSPEWNSIGKAVSSGCVRLMNQDVIDLYDRVPQKARVVVWQ
- a CDS encoding calcium-binding protein; amino-acid sequence: MIDHNGLDGVERIEFNGATSWPVKPVYFAGMADFSSVTYMSPGVTIYGRENSNIFVGSQLGERVEGDGGDDLLFGNAGDDRLYGDTTDVNPWPAQLNAAGNDWLFGGTGNDYLDGQGGNDNLSGDAGDDNLYGGPGSDQLNGGDGSDKLFGEAGNDQVRGGSGNDELFGGDNDDLLDGGAGRDILWGGVGADTFQFVTQAAVTLVEDFEFGIDKLRFHNAIADDFSDLTIIDNSAGYASITVADVEVILNGVSSASLNNSMFEFGVYA
- a CDS encoding VOC family protein, which codes for MSDTHGKFIWVELMTPDMEAAARFYGHVVGWQTKDFGSPEMPYLVLEANGKGMGGVMELTEELKGQGIPPNWTAYVAVDDVDASARQFEEKGGSVMRQPQDIPEIGRFAVVTDPYGAVLCIMTPLPMESGGFPEDAQSLLGHVGWHELMTGDVDGATAFYGEVFGWTKDHDFDMGEMGPYRIFAEHGKAIGGMMKRMPQAPGCYWGYYFNVDGIDDAITRVSTGGGKVVNGPMEVPGESWIVNCEDPQGAFFSLLSQKK
- a CDS encoding DUF1579 domain-containing protein gives rise to the protein MEMESVKPQKEHEFLSRLVGDWVMVAGHEGYNPDDPNQRFTETVRSIGGLWIIGEGTGRMPDGDQMTAVITVGFDPAKGNFVGTWVGSMMTHLWVYKGWLEDDGKTLTLEAEGPAFDGSGRIDTYHDVLVLHDDNHRSFSGSVRQPDGTFKTFMTSEFRRKG
- a CDS encoding DUF899 domain-containing protein gives rise to the protein MSHPVVSNEEWLAARRDLLVKEKELTRARDRLNEARRALPWEEVTKDYIFDAPSGPKSLKELFGDCSQLIVYHFMLAPDWEEGCVGCSFFADHVDGALVHLRHGDASFVAVSRAPLEKIEGYKHRMGWKFPWVSAEGTDFNYDYQASFRDEDMASGEITYNYREMAPYGDLKDLHGISVFARGEDGRIYHTYSTYARGAEQTLGTLMLLDLVPKGRNEEEVMDWVRRHDQYEDAPKAAACCH
- a CDS encoding YciI family protein: MRAIVFVKATKSSEDGVMPTTELMEAMGKFNEELVNAGIMQSGDGLHPSSKGKRVVFDGDSRTVVDGPFPHTNELVAGFWLWNVKDMDEAVAWVKRCPNPMLERSEIEIRPLFEMEDFGDVVTPEIAAHVEELRARVGKQ
- a CDS encoding MarR family winged helix-turn-helix transcriptional regulator yields the protein MGAEGNDTKMESLLRLDQQICFALYGAAHAFTRAYKPLLDPIGLTYPQYLVMMALWEKQTSTVKALGEMLGLDSGTLSPLLKRLEHAGLITRKRGTVDERQVLVALTPKGADLKKEGVKIMAAIGGATGCGLEELAQLRDRVNALKDGLSKS
- a CDS encoding organic hydroperoxide resistance protein yields the protein MPILYTTKASATGGRAGNAKSEDGVLDVTLTVPKELGGDGARGTNPEQLFAAGYSACFLGALKAVAGKQKVKIPEDTTVTATVGIGPREDGTGFGIEVSLKVNIPGLEREKAEELVAAAHIVCPYSHAMRTSTEVPVSVA
- a CDS encoding MbcA/ParS/Xre antitoxin family protein; this encodes MNIHAKTAMDPAAQGRVVTKAVIAAAERLGLNAARMADILGVSAPTVSRMKRLDFLLEPGAKSFELAVLLIRVFRSLDAIAGGDEAVAKNWLRNHNVALNAVPAEKLTTITGLIDVLSYLDARRAPV